GCTGACTATTATCGAAATCCCAACATGGAATATTGTGTCCGCTGTCAGATACTGGAACGTGATGCTCCTTTAATCGACCTGACGCTCACTGTTCCAACGGAATCTGAAGCAATGGCAATTGCAGCAAACTGGACACAAAAGAATGAAAAGATATACGCCAATCTAATGGCCGAATTATTATAGGTATATCCCAAAAAAAGAATGAACTGTATTTTAATTTTCATTGCAAATACAGTTCATTCTCTTTTTATTTAGCCCGGATTTGTATTATCATTATCTTCCAAGGAATGTTCCTATAAAGATTCCATAGTAGTTACCAATGACATATCCAAGAGTACCGACCAGAAGTGCCGGAACTACCATTGCCTGCCATCCTTTTGCAATTGCAAGCGCTGCGGCTGTTGTAGGTCCACCTATATTTGCATTCGATGCAATACAGATCTCTTCCAGGTTGAATTTGAAAATCTTACCAAATACAAAGGAGACGATCATGTTCATACCAACGATGATTGCACAGAATACAAGGAGTAATGGTGCCTGTGTCACGATCAGGTAGATAGATGCCGGAACACCGATTACTGCAAAGAAGATATGAATCAAGAATGTACCAATTTCCTGTGCGCCACCAATATTTCCCATAAATTCTGGTTTAATTGTTGCCAATAACATGGTCAATGTAGGCATGATCAAATATTTGTTTCCAAGAAGACCGTTTAATAATGCCAGTCCAAAATTACTTGTTGGAATCAATCCTGCAAAGAAATCTGCAATTGCTGTAGAAATTGCTACGATTGCAAATGCAATCGCAAGTGCCTCTGCGATATCGATCAGTGCGACCGGTTTTGCTTTCCAGTAACTTGCTGCCTGGTTTTCACTTTCACCACTTGCTTTTCTTGCTTCTACTTCATCAATATATGGATGTTTAAATTTCTTCAAGAAGAATTTAATTGTTGGAAT
The sequence above is drawn from the Dorea formicigenerans genome and encodes:
- a CDS encoding DUF819 domain-containing protein is translated as MKTLISADNTWALFAILVVVAALAIWMEQKYKWAGKVTGCVIALIGAMILSNIRVIPTDAPAYDFVWSYVVPLAVPLLLFNANVKKIWKESGRVLVIYLISGIGTLVGGIVAFYLLHNQIADLHKIAAMMVGSYTGGSVNMVAMSDAFGASGDMVSSSVVADNLLMALYFFVLIAIPTIKFFLKKFKHPYIDEVEARKASGESENQAASYWKAKPVALIDIAEALAIAFAIVAISTAIADFFAGLIPTSNFGLALLNGLLGNKYLIMPTLTMLLATIKPEFMGNIGGAQEIGTFLIHIFFAVIGVPASIYLIVTQAPLLLVFCAIIVGMNMIVSFVFGKIFKFNLEEICIASNANIGGPTTAAALAIAKGWQAMVVPALLVGTLGYVIGNYYGIFIGTFLGR